Within the Leptogranulimonas caecicola genome, the region GGCTGTGGCTCATCCCCGCGAAGGCGCCCGCAAAACATCTCGGGATTCCAAGCGTACCAAAGGCACTCCTCGCCTGCGTTAGCGCCATTTCCATCCTCTAGGGTTTAATCGATTGGACAGACCATGAAGTTTGAGAAAGATACGCCTTACCGCGGCAAAGAGTTCGACCCCTGCGATCAGACAGTAGGCCCGGTGTCTGACCAAGACAGCGACTCCTCTTCTGCAGATGCCAATCTGGATCAAGAAGATGGGCAGATCGAGGGCCTTCTTAGCTCTTCTTTAGGCTATGAGTCTGGCGCTCTGACCAGCGATGAGGCCACCGCAGAGTATGTGGCAAGGGATGCAGAGATCGCTCGTCAAGAGATCCTGGCAGAGGAGGCTCAGGAGAAGAACTAGGCAGGGTCCGCGTTGCAATGGAGAACCCTTTGACAGGGCCTATGGCGCAAGAAGCGCCATAGGCCTCTAAATCGTGCAGAGCATTTTGGCCTTCTCCGATTTTGAGGGTGCACAATTCAACTCGCTTACAGTAATATTAGTTCTAAGTCCATCAATATGAATAACTGAGCGTCCCTTGGCGAGGAAGGTGAGTCCATGGCACAGCGAAGGTACCACCATCAGCCCGCACAGGTATTGCCGTTTCAACCCGCCGTTGACGGACCTTCGTTTTTAGAAGCCCCTCAAAAGGAAGATTCCCTCACCTGTCGTCAGAAGGCATCGCTTCTAGCCATCTTTTTAGGCGCGTTGGGAGTCCATAAGTTCTATTTGGGGCACCTGGCAGAAGGCTGCGTGCACATTACGCTTACTCTTACTTCCTTGGCTGCGGCCTTTGTGGTGGACAGTTGGCTGCCTCTGGTCGTGGCGGTGCTTTTCTCGGCAATTGAAGGAGTCATCTACGCGAGTCGCAGCGAAGAGCAGTTTGTTCGAGATTATCTCGAAGAGCGTCGCCGCTGGCTCTGAGAACCCGCCTCTACAGCCACGGGATAAACAGCAGGGGAGCGAAGGCTGCCGGCAGCATGTTGGCCACTTTGATGTGGGTGATGCCCAACATGTTGAGTCCCACCGCCAAGAGCAGCAAGGAGCCCGTAGTGGTCATGGCGCCAATGACAGGCTCGGTGAGCAGGGGAGAGAGCGCCGAGGCCGCCAAACTCAGTGCAGCCTCATAGAAAAAGACGCAAATGCCCGAGAAGGGAACCCCAATGCCTAGGGTGGTGGCCATCACTGCAACTACCACCATGTCTATTACGGCTTTGGCGAAAAGGGTCGAGTGGTCCAGTTGGAGACCGCTCTGAAGCGATCCCACCACCGCCATGGAGCCTACGCAAATGAAGAGGGTGGCGGCTACAAAGCCCTCGGAGAAGTGTCCAAGCTTGGCAGATCCAGAGAACTTCGAAGTGAGCTTGGATTGGATGGTCTGGCCTAGCTTGGTGATGAGGCCATCCAGATCGATGGCATAGCCCACAAGGCTGCCTATGACCATGGAGGCGATGACCACAAGGATGCTGGTGTCGCCCAGCATGCCGTCGATGCCCACCAAGATGACGCAGAGACCCAGGCCGCTCA harbors:
- a CDS encoding TM2 domain-containing protein; translation: MAQRRYHHQPAQVLPFQPAVDGPSFLEAPQKEDSLTCRQKASLLAIFLGALGVHKFYLGHLAEGCVHITLTLTSLAAAFVVDSWLPLVVAVLFSAIEGVIYASRSEEQFVRDYLEERRRWL
- a CDS encoding DUF554 domain-containing protein, with product MVILGALVNGLATVAGGLIGLCGRSFVSQELGDFLMSGLGLCVILVGIDGMLGDTSILVVIASMVIGSLVGYAIDLDGLITKLGQTIQSKLTSKFSGSAKLGHFSEGFVAATLFICVGSMAVVGSLQSGLQLDHSTLFAKAVIDMVVVAVMATTLGIGVPFSGICVFFYEAALSLAASALSPLLTEPVIGAMTTTGSLLLLAVGLNMLGITHIKVANMLPAAFAPLLFIPWL